From one Halosimplex rubrum genomic stretch:
- a CDS encoding NUDIX domain-containing protein yields the protein MDVRDEFIPAEEFATVLNRVPQVCVEVVLEGEEGVLLAHRTNEPAKGEWFWPGGRLYKGEQLADAARRVAREELGVEVTVEERVGVYGHFWDRSRIDGVDSRHTVNIVFRASRVDPDAAIELDDQHDDYRFVAGDEDGLHEYVREYLVDMGLREGADD from the coding sequence ATGGACGTTCGCGACGAGTTCATCCCCGCCGAGGAGTTCGCCACCGTGTTGAACCGCGTGCCGCAGGTCTGCGTCGAGGTCGTACTGGAGGGGGAGGAGGGCGTCCTGCTCGCCCACCGGACGAACGAGCCGGCGAAAGGCGAGTGGTTCTGGCCGGGCGGCCGCCTCTACAAGGGCGAGCAGCTGGCAGACGCCGCCCGCCGGGTCGCCCGCGAGGAGCTGGGGGTCGAGGTGACGGTCGAGGAGCGAGTGGGCGTGTACGGCCACTTCTGGGACCGTTCGCGGATCGACGGCGTCGACTCCCGGCACACGGTCAATATCGTCTTCCGCGCCTCGCGGGTCGACCCCGACGCCGCGATCGAACTCGACGACCAGCACGACGACTACCGGTTCGTGGCCGGCGACGAGGACGGCCTCCACGAGTACGTCCGCGAGTACCTCGTCGACATGGGACTGCGGGAGGGGGCGGACGACTGA